The following proteins come from a genomic window of Natronosalvus vescus:
- a CDS encoding nucleotide sugar dehydrogenase — protein sequence MSKQSYRTQTERTTTADICVVGLGYVGLPLAHEFAVEGHSVRGFDIDAEKIATLEDGVDPTGDVGDENIASCDVEFSTDEAVISEAEYVIVAVPTPVDDLEKPDLGLVEAAGKTVGSQLNAGSTVILESTVYPGATREVFVPALEQTSGLEAGSEFSVGYSPERMVPGDEEHGLRNVVKIVSGLDEDTREDIARLYESIVDAGVHRANCIETAEAAKVIENTQRDLNIALVNELAVACDHLGLETEAVLEAAGTKWNFHDYRPGLVGGHCIPVDPFYLIYEAEQNGFSPELIQKAREVNEYVPTHVAKQTIKALNESAKVLMHSRVLVLGLAYKPDVEDIRTSAIGGVIDELQQYGIDVVGFDPHADNDVMREEFRIDVQEELSVEGFDGLIVGTPHSEFYGLNFGDLTYEMAEDPILVDVDGTFEEAATEHGFRYEKL from the coding sequence ATGAGTAAGCAATCGTATAGGACACAAACGGAACGCACAACCACTGCGGACATCTGCGTAGTCGGCCTCGGCTACGTGGGCCTCCCACTGGCACATGAATTTGCAGTTGAGGGGCACTCCGTTCGCGGATTCGATATCGACGCCGAGAAGATCGCAACCCTCGAAGACGGTGTGGATCCAACGGGTGACGTTGGCGATGAGAATATCGCCAGCTGTGACGTCGAGTTCTCGACCGACGAAGCTGTTATCTCGGAAGCTGAGTACGTCATTGTCGCGGTTCCGACGCCTGTAGACGACCTGGAGAAACCCGATCTCGGACTCGTTGAAGCGGCCGGAAAAACGGTGGGCAGCCAGCTCAATGCCGGTTCGACCGTGATTCTCGAGTCGACGGTGTATCCAGGGGCCACACGCGAAGTGTTCGTTCCGGCGCTGGAGCAGACGTCCGGGTTGGAAGCCGGGTCGGAGTTCAGTGTCGGCTACTCACCTGAGCGAATGGTACCCGGCGATGAGGAACACGGTCTGCGAAACGTCGTGAAAATTGTGAGTGGCCTGGATGAGGACACTCGAGAGGACATCGCGCGCCTGTACGAGTCGATTGTCGATGCGGGCGTCCATCGGGCGAACTGTATCGAGACTGCAGAAGCGGCCAAAGTCATCGAGAACACCCAGCGGGATCTGAATATCGCGCTGGTTAACGAGCTGGCGGTGGCCTGCGACCACCTCGGGCTCGAAACGGAAGCCGTGCTCGAGGCCGCAGGCACGAAGTGGAACTTCCACGACTACCGCCCGGGCCTAGTCGGCGGGCATTGCATCCCCGTCGACCCGTTCTACCTTATCTACGAGGCCGAACAGAACGGGTTCTCGCCCGAGCTAATCCAGAAGGCCCGTGAGGTCAACGAGTACGTTCCGACCCATGTCGCCAAACAGACGATCAAGGCGCTCAACGAGAGCGCAAAAGTGCTCATGCACAGTCGGGTGCTTGTCCTTGGGCTGGCCTACAAGCCCGACGTAGAGGACATCCGCACCTCCGCAATCGGCGGCGTAATCGACGAACTCCAGCAGTACGGGATCGACGTTGTTGGGTTCGATCCCCACGCCGATAACGACGTGATGCGCGAAGAGTTCAGGATCGACGTCCAAGAGGAACTTTCGGTCGAGGGCTTCGACGGACTCATCGTTGGGACACCCCATAGCGAGTTTTACGGGCTGAACTTCGGCGATTTGACATACGAGATGGCCGAGGATCCAATTCTGGTCGATGTCGATGGAACATTCGAAGAAGCGGCGACCGAACACGGATTCCGCTATGAGAAGCTCTGA